A genome region from Arachis duranensis cultivar V14167 chromosome 6, aradu.V14167.gnm2.J7QH, whole genome shotgun sequence includes the following:
- the LOC107493784 gene encoding uncharacterized protein LOC107493784 gives MEANGIGSGIYTSINTSLLGIENNTLQQNPHNNLHHQPPPPQMVYSTHHDTESHPSQQQQQQQPQQAMKHGYPYSSKKPQSSTFSDEDEPGGGFGADESSGDPKRKASPWHRMKWTDAMVRLLIMAVYYIGDEAGSEGVGGGGGGGVDPSGKKKNTGLLQKKGKWKSVSRAMMEKGFYVSPQQCEDKFNDLNKRYKRVNDILGKGTACRVVENQSLLETMDLSLKMKEEVRKLLNSKHLFFREMCAYHNSCGHGGGAAAVTAAGNGQHSAEAGTEQPLQIQQPQPPQHQQGQQRCFHSSVNGVGMLKEDDDDEEDYESDDFSDEDEEESGEGGGSRGQVEDDENDVVRSRKRHRNKGGFCVTSSSTSASQLMQQLNNEVAGVLQDGGKNPWEKKQWMKKRVLQLEEQQVRYHVEAFELEKQRLKWVRFSSKKERDMERDKLENERRRLENERLLLLLRQKELEFTALHHLKHQQQQQHSST, from the exons ATGGAAGCGAATGGAATAGGTAGTGGAATTTACACTAGCATAAACACTTCATTGCTAGGAATAGAGAATAACACATTACAGCAAAACCCACACAACAATTTGCATCATCAACCTCCTCCTCCTCAAATGGTTTATTCTACACACCATGACACTGAATCACACCCTtcacaacagcaacaacaacagcaaccacAGCAAGCAATGAAACATGGATACCCTTATTCTTCCAAGAAACCACAGAGCAGCACCTTCAGTGATGAAGATGAACCTGGTGGTGGTTTCGGTGCAGATGAAAGCTCTGGTGACCCGAAGAGGAAGGCCTCGCCATGGCACAGGATGAAGTGGACCGACGCCATGGTTAGGCTTTTGATAATGGCGGTTTACTACATCGGAGACGAAGCTGGTTCAGAAGGtgtaggaggaggaggaggcggCGGTGTTGATCCAAgtgggaagaagaagaacaccgGATTGCTTCAGAAAAAAGGGAAGTGGAAATCAGTATCGAGGGCTatgatggagaaagggttcTACGTTTCTCCTCAGCAATGTGAAGATAAATTCAATGATTTGAACAAGAGGTACAAGAGGGTCAACGATATTCTTGGAAAAGGAACAGCTTGTAGGGTGGTTGAGAATCAGAGCTTATTGGAAACCATGGATTTGTCGCTAAAGATGAAAGAAGAGGTGAGGAAGCTTCTCAATTCTAAGCACCTTTTCTTTAGGGAAATGTGTGCTTACCATAACAGTTGCGGCCACGGCGGTGGTGCTGCTGCTGTTACTGCCGCTGGTAACGGGCAGCACTCGGCTGAGGCGGGAACAGAACAACCTTTACAGATTCAACAACCGCAACCGCCACAACATCAGCAGGGACAGCAGAGATGCTTCCATTCATCGGTGAATGGGGTTGGGATGCTGAAAGAGGACGATGATGACGAGGAGGACTATGAATCTGACGATTTCTCTGACGAGGATGAAGAGGAATCAGGAGAAG GTGGTGGATCAAGGGGTCAAGTAGAGGATGATGAGAATGATGTAGTGAGGTCAAGGAAGAGACACAGGAACAAGGGAGGGTTCTGTGTGACGTCATCATCAACATCAGCATCTCAATTGATGCAGCAGTTGAACAACGAGGTTGCTGGGGTGCTGCAAGATGGGGGAAAGAATCCATGGGAGAAGAAGCAGTGGATGAAGAAGAGGGTGCTCCAGCTGGAGGAGCAGCAGGTGAGGTACCATGTGGAGGCCTTTGAGCTTGAGAAGCAGAGGCTCAAGTGGGTTCGGTTCAGTTCCAAGAAGGAGAGGGACATGGAGAGGGACAAGCTGGAGAATGAGAGGAGGAGGCTGGAGAATGAGAGGTTGCTCTTGCTTCTTCGCCAAAAGGAGCTTGAATTCACTGCTCTTCATCACCTCAAGCACCAACAACAGCAGCAACATTCTTCTACCTAG